In a genomic window of Gloeocapsopsis dulcis:
- a CDS encoding phosphate/phosphite/phosphonate ABC transporter substrate-binding protein produces MVVVVACTPTTTQNPTNSPEATLLNRLTFGVGPYFPTPNQNRKQFEPLFNALAEQVNFPAEVTVADDWIGISEALRSRTLDVAWLGPWGYILAQHNDPSLQAIATVKYKDQPTYYSVLMARADAPFNTLEEAIAQSQQGTKLRLSLADVGSTSGWLIPQAEFKRRHLDPKAVFDYNEGASHAAQAIAVLSNQVDIASDYDRNLDVLTDEGKIDKSKLKIIWQSNPLPNDPIVVRGSFPETIKTQLQEALVNLPPERAKTLLPKNYTGFVASDGSNYAPIEQAGLLVGKLK; encoded by the coding sequence ATGGTCGTAGTGGTGGCTTGCACTCCTACTACGACGCAAAATCCTACTAACTCTCCTGAAGCTACCTTGCTCAATCGGCTTACCTTTGGGGTAGGTCCTTACTTTCCGACCCCTAACCAAAATCGCAAACAGTTTGAACCATTGTTTAACGCACTAGCAGAGCAAGTAAATTTTCCAGCTGAGGTGACAGTGGCGGATGACTGGATTGGCATTTCGGAAGCATTGCGATCGCGCACTCTGGATGTTGCTTGGTTGGGTCCTTGGGGCTACATATTGGCACAGCACAACGATCCTTCCCTGCAGGCAATTGCTACTGTCAAGTACAAAGACCAGCCTACCTATTATTCAGTTTTAATGGCACGGGCAGATGCACCGTTCAATACCTTAGAGGAGGCGATTGCCCAAAGCCAGCAAGGTACTAAACTCAGGCTGAGTTTAGCAGATGTAGGCTCGACGTCGGGTTGGCTCATTCCTCAGGCAGAATTTAAGCGACGCCATCTCGATCCAAAAGCTGTATTCGACTATAACGAAGGTGCCAGTCACGCTGCGCAAGCGATCGCTGTACTCAGCAACCAAGTAGATATTGCCTCTGACTACGACCGCAACCTAGATGTTTTGACCGACGAAGGCAAGATTGACAAGAGTAAACTCAAGATTATCTGGCAATCTAACCCGTTACCTAATGACCCAATTGTGGTGCGAGGTAGTTTCCCAGAGACAATCAAAACTCAGTTGCAAGAAGCGCTAGTCAATCTACCTCCAGAACGAGCCAAAACTTTATTACCCAAGAACTACACGGGGTTTGTCGCATCCGACGGCAGTAACTACGCTCCGATTGAGCAAGCAGGATTATTAGTTGGCAAGCTAAAATGA
- a CDS encoding universal stress protein has translation MNIKPMLARLQSATGTNVIERMMLLAPAASQTQETTKAVDLVVGYNSSPNSQTALDLTLWIAHQTRLATQKQVTVHVVYVLEEHSQYRHCPISPTFELSRLYGDFSRELAQVATVRGSQLSAAQHPETPVLQPRITSPDLFEQADLILWQAKSLAAEWRGSLVTHLRFGNVASELKAVVEAENAALLFLGCNSAHHPIVQQLGTNFPCAVLGMDFATGKVLASVH, from the coding sequence ATGAATATCAAGCCAATGTTAGCGCGCCTACAAAGCGCAACGGGAACGAATGTCATAGAAAGAATGATGCTGTTAGCACCAGCCGCATCACAAACTCAGGAAACAACTAAAGCAGTTGACCTAGTTGTGGGTTATAACAGTTCTCCAAATAGTCAAACAGCATTGGATCTCACCTTGTGGATTGCTCATCAAACTCGCCTGGCAACTCAAAAGCAAGTTACTGTTCACGTAGTCTATGTTTTAGAAGAACACAGTCAGTATCGTCATTGCCCAATTTCTCCTACATTTGAGCTGAGCAGGTTATATGGAGATTTTTCACGAGAATTAGCCCAAGTAGCAACTGTGAGAGGCTCTCAGTTGAGTGCGGCGCAACATCCAGAAACGCCAGTTTTACAGCCACGCATTACATCACCAGATTTGTTTGAACAAGCTGACTTAATTTTATGGCAAGCCAAGAGTTTGGCAGCAGAATGGCGAGGTTCTCTGGTTACTCATCTGCGGTTTGGTAACGTTGCTTCAGAACTTAAAGCAGTTGTAGAGGCAGAAAATGCAGCTTTGCTGTTTTTAGGTTGTAACTCAGCACATCATCCAATCGTTCAGCAACTTGGTACTAATTTTCCGTGTGCTGTGCTAGGTATGGACTTTGCCACAGGAAAAGTACTTGCTAGTGTTCACTAA
- a CDS encoding RNA-guided endonuclease InsQ/TnpB family protein: MQLKDSSITVKLKYQGKKVILNSKKNNRSVEYKACGWKLSENRKYITFTDKCGIGEIKLKGTYDLHYYQLDQIKRVRIVRRADNYYIQFCIDAKRYIDTEPTGKTIGIDVGLNYFYTDSQGNQVENPRYLRKSEKALKRLQRKVSRKKKGSNNRKKACRRLGRKHLKVSRQRKDHAVKLARCVVMSNDFVAYVREACAKRIDLKIKNMVKNSKLALGIHDASWSIFINWLSYFGSVFGKVVKSVAPNYTSQDCSSCGARVRKLLSVRTHVCTCGCVLDRDENAAKNILAKVLKETGYLVNTAGSAEI, encoded by the coding sequence TTGCAATTAAAAGATTCTTCAATAACTGTAAAGCTAAAATACCAGGGAAAAAAGGTTATCCTCAATTCCAAAAAAAATAATCGGTCGGTTGAATATAAAGCTTGTGGATGGAAGCTATCAGAAAACCGTAAATATATTACTTTTACCGACAAGTGCGGTATAGGTGAAATCAAGCTTAAAGGTACTTACGATTTACATTATTATCAACTTGACCAAATCAAGCGAGTAAGAATTGTCAGACGTGCAGATAATTATTACATTCAGTTTTGTATTGATGCTAAACGATACATTGATACCGAACCTACAGGCAAAACAATAGGCATTGATGTTGGCTTAAATTACTTTTATACAGACAGTCAAGGCAATCAAGTAGAAAATCCAAGATATTTGCGTAAAAGTGAAAAAGCTTTAAAAAGATTGCAACGTAAAGTTAGTAGAAAGAAAAAGGGTTCTAATAATCGCAAAAAAGCTTGTAGAAGGTTAGGTAGAAAACATCTCAAAGTCTCGCGCCAGCGTAAAGACCATGCTGTGAAATTAGCACGGTGCGTAGTGATGTCTAACGACTTCGTGGCGTATGTTCGCGAAGCGTGCGCGAAGCGCATAGACTTAAAGATTAAAAACATGGTGAAGAATTCAAAACTAGCGTTAGGAATTCACGATGCTAGTTGGTCAATTTTCATTAATTGGTTAAGTTACTTTGGTAGTGTGTTTGGCAAAGTTGTGAAGAGTGTTGCACCAAACTATACATCTCAAGATTGTAGTAGTTGTGGTGCAAGAGTTAGAAAATTACTATCAGTTCGTACACACGTCTGCACTTGTGGGTGTGTGTTAGACAGAGATGAAAACGCTGCCAAAAACATATTAGCCAAAGTTTTAAAGGAAACAGGATATTTAGTAAATACCGCAGGGAGTGCGGAAATTTAA
- a CDS encoding pentapeptide repeat-containing protein: protein MVLLSQRLLQFTNWFTPQNVILLDTPTAANEIAFMLGGEWDECNSVVLNKCDETAINTAASLIQAQWCYAGAEVTYLTRLTANELLQRYQAGERNFTNANLRGVTITSNKLTAINLSWAKLSGSTLWETNLSYADLTAADFIDADLSRANLSRTTLTMCHLTRANLSQANLKGANLYRACLKDADLTQADLTGANLTLADLTGANLSHAKLTLANLAATKVVETELAKAELF from the coding sequence ATGGTACTACTTTCACAACGCCTACTTCAATTTACCAATTGGTTCACACCACAAAACGTTATTTTATTGGATACACCGACTGCAGCGAATGAAATTGCCTTCATGTTAGGCGGCGAGTGGGACGAATGTAACAGTGTTGTCTTAAATAAATGTGATGAGACAGCTATAAACACTGCGGCTAGCTTAATCCAAGCACAATGGTGCTACGCTGGGGCAGAAGTAACTTATCTAACTCGTTTAACTGCTAACGAGTTGCTGCAACGCTATCAAGCTGGTGAAAGAAACTTTACTAATGCGAATTTAAGGGGTGTGACCATCACCTCTAACAAATTAACTGCAATCAATCTCAGTTGGGCAAAACTGAGTGGTTCTACTCTTTGGGAAACTAACCTAAGCTACGCCGATTTAACTGCAGCAGATTTCATAGATGCTGATTTAAGTCGGGCAAATTTGAGTAGAACCACTTTGACAATGTGCCACTTGACAAGAGCAAACCTATCGCAAGCAAATCTCAAAGGCGCAAATTTATATCGTGCTTGCTTGAAAGATGCCGACCTTACACAAGCAGATCTTACAGGTGCAAATTTAACTTTAGCAGATCTTACAGGTGCAAATTTGAGTCACGCCAAGCTAACTCTTGCAAATTTAGCAGCTACTAAGGTTGTTGAAACTGAACTAGCAAAAGCTGAATTATTTTGA